The Desulfuromonas acetexigens genome has a segment encoding these proteins:
- a CDS encoding acetate uptake transporter, whose protein sequence is MGCPFYGKNEDLCDVGCGYISPHDAKIISQFCSTQPEDCPRYQYLMERETEPATRPVAAAPTPLPEPGETSPGRTPKPVPPKPSRPLPARPFSTLPPLGLLCFGLTTLIFSLYLTALLPLPEWLFDFAILAGGLGQFTVGVLEWVKKRYFSGVALSAYGFFWLSLPLLLPATGATPVPALTAYLLLWCLFGAVLMVASLQINRALPWVFGTSSLLLFLLAAGHATGYRPLEIAALLTGFACAAAALHNLRGAPRPMPPESPSRSSFNTRPADFRRH, encoded by the coding sequence ATGGGCTGTCCATTTTACGGCAAAAACGAAGATCTCTGCGATGTCGGGTGCGGCTACATCTCCCCCCACGACGCCAAGATCATCAGCCAGTTCTGCTCGACCCAGCCCGAGGACTGCCCCCGTTACCAGTATCTGATGGAGCGCGAAACCGAACCGGCGACCCGGCCGGTGGCAGCAGCACCGACACCGCTGCCGGAGCCCGGGGAGACTTCCCCCGGCCGCACGCCAAAACCGGTTCCGCCGAAACCGTCCCGTCCCCTTCCGGCGCGCCCTTTCAGCACCCTCCCCCCCCTGGGACTGCTCTGCTTCGGCCTGACGACTCTCATCTTCAGTCTGTACCTGACCGCGCTCCTCCCCCTGCCCGAGTGGCTCTTCGATTTCGCCATTCTCGCCGGAGGGCTCGGGCAATTTACCGTCGGCGTTCTGGAATGGGTCAAGAAGCGCTATTTCAGCGGCGTCGCCCTCTCCGCCTACGGCTTTTTCTGGCTCTCCCTGCCCCTTTTGCTCCCAGCGACGGGGGCCACGCCGGTGCCGGCGCTCACCGCCTATCTCCTGCTCTGGTGCCTCTTCGGAGCCGTGCTGATGGTTGCCTCCCTGCAAATCAACCGCGCCCTGCCCTGGGTCTTCGGCACCAGTTCCCTGCTCCTCTTCCTGCTCGCCGCCGGCCACGCCACCGGCTACCGCCCTCTTGAAATCGCGGCGTTGCTGACCGGATTTGCTTGCGCCGCGGCCGCGCTGCACAACTTGCGCGGCGCTCCCCGCCCCATGCCCCCGGAATCCCCCTCCCGGTCGTCTTTTAACACCCGCCCCGCCGACTTCCGCCGCCACTGA
- a CDS encoding RHS repeat-associated core domain-containing protein, protein MLGGLSENSAFDNYRCNFTAYRYNHQGQLTRLTNALGQNTLLSYGGANCTNCSGIDQLTSLIDAKNQQTHFTYDPIGRLVGETDPLNQTTAFHYGAFPSPDAISTPDGITIGYTYDALRRLIQKSVPNLGETTFAYDSRGNVIAAANPSVSYALTYDGANRIVSVNDSRGYVINYQYDQAGNRTSTVFQPGTPDERNIVVDYDDNRRPVTLSSSAGTFEFAYDLLDRRTTLVYPNGVATAYGYHPKGGLLTNIDTPQVDLTIDYLEHDKVGNRKQRSENGVTTSYSYDETYRLTSAVTGASAENFTYDAVGNRESGPTIKDTADVAYEHDAGNRMLKGRKFDYAYDVRGNQRYRYLSADRSKFWEYTWDGENRLRQAALTLGGQVVRTLNFKYDPFGRRIEKQVSDTASTVTTSYVYDGEDIVFTTVNDGTATTTSHYVHGPGIDEPLAQITNGTSTYYHADALGSIVALTDASKNVVQRYSYDAFGMVTAQNPEFANAYTFTGREWDRELGLYYYRARYYDPMEGRFISRDPIGFAGGDVNLYAYTGNDPANRLDPYGESSLTPFEKALRALAKALGYAEKADTALDTAELVGDSLAMTCAETPEERRQRQRDMVVDLINIGVATPPFVDAVDKNKRNAVDIIVDRMNETDAVYKELFPE, encoded by the coding sequence TTGCTTGGCGGGCTTAGCGAAAACAGCGCTTTTGATAATTACCGGTGTAATTTCACCGCCTATCGTTACAACCACCAAGGGCAACTGACACGGCTCACAAACGCGTTGGGCCAAAACACCCTGCTTTCCTATGGGGGCGCCAACTGCACCAACTGCTCCGGCATCGACCAGTTGACCTCACTTATCGATGCCAAGAACCAGCAGACACACTTCACCTATGATCCCATTGGCCGTTTGGTCGGCGAAACCGACCCCCTGAATCAGACCACAGCTTTTCACTACGGAGCATTTCCCTCCCCCGACGCTATTTCAACTCCCGATGGCATCACAATCGGCTACACGTATGACGCGTTGCGTCGCTTGATCCAAAAAAGCGTACCAAATCTCGGTGAGACCACCTTCGCTTATGACAGTCGCGGCAATGTTATTGCCGCAGCCAATCCCTCGGTTTCCTATGCCCTCACATACGATGGAGCCAACCGTATCGTCTCTGTCAACGACAGCCGCGGTTATGTCATTAACTACCAATATGACCAAGCCGGCAATCGAACCAGTACTGTTTTTCAGCCCGGGACCCCCGACGAGCGCAACATCGTCGTTGATTATGACGACAATCGACGACCTGTTACTCTTTCTTCTTCGGCCGGCACCTTCGAGTTCGCCTACGACCTGCTCGATCGACGCACCACGCTGGTTTATCCTAACGGCGTTGCCACGGCCTACGGTTATCATCCCAAAGGGGGCCTGCTAACGAATATCGACACCCCACAGGTTGATCTCACCATCGACTACCTCGAACACGACAAGGTCGGCAACCGCAAGCAGAGAAGCGAAAACGGCGTGACCACCAGCTACAGCTACGACGAAACCTATCGCCTCACTTCCGCCGTCACCGGCGCGTCGGCCGAGAACTTCACCTACGACGCCGTCGGCAACCGCGAGAGCGGCCCCACGATCAAGGATACCGCCGACGTCGCCTACGAGCACGACGCCGGGAACCGAATGCTCAAAGGGCGCAAGTTTGACTACGCCTACGACGTTCGCGGCAATCAACGCTACCGCTACCTCTCGGCGGATCGGAGCAAATTCTGGGAATACACCTGGGACGGCGAAAATCGTCTGCGTCAGGCCGCGCTGACCCTCGGCGGCCAGGTGGTGCGCACTCTCAACTTCAAGTACGATCCCTTTGGTCGCCGCATTGAGAAACAGGTGAGCGACACCGCAAGCACCGTCACCACCAGTTACGTCTACGACGGCGAGGACATCGTCTTCACCACCGTCAACGACGGCACCGCCACCACGACCAGCCACTATGTCCACGGCCCCGGCATCGACGAACCCCTGGCCCAGATCACCAATGGAACCAGCACCTACTACCACGCTGACGCCCTCGGCAGCATCGTCGCCCTGACCGACGCCTCCAAGAACGTCGTCCAGCGTTACAGCTACGACGCCTTCGGCATGGTCACGGCGCAAAACCCCGAGTTCGCCAACGCCTATACCTTTACCGGGCGGGAGTGGGATCGGGAACTGGGTCTGTATTATTACCGGGCACGGTATTATGACCCTATGGAGGGGCGGTTTATATCAAGGGATCCGATTGGGTTTGCCGGGGGGGATGTTAACCTCTACGCATACACTGGAAATGACCCCGCGAATAGATTAGACCCTTATGGTGAAAGTTCTCTGACACCATTTGAGAAAGCCCTGCGGGCTCTTGCTAAGGCCCTTGGGTACGCCGAAAAAGCAGATACTGCTCTGGATACTGCGGAATTAGTAGGTGACTCTCTCGCAATGACTTGTGCTGAAACGCCTGAAGAAAGACGGCAAAGACAAAGAGATATGGTCGTAGACTTGATAAATATTGGTGTTGCTACGCCACCATTTGTGGATGCTGTAGATAAAAATAAAAGAAATGCCGTTGATATTATTGTTGATCGGATGAACGAGACCGATGCGGTTTATAAAGAGCTATTCCCTGAATAA
- a CDS encoding Crp/Fnr family transcriptional regulator, translating to MNPFWSNIFHKKSEADSLISFLRSLAIFADLGRREVNFIASLVHARRYDPAETIFETGDPGTGMYAVRSGRVAIFIRHPDGHKEQLAVLGPGDFFGEATLLAPARRTASARTLEDTELVGLFRADLLEATKKHPSVTNAILISLARILSERMQAAEMEIRQLRTALRLSPPPADPEGDK from the coding sequence GTGAATCCCTTCTGGAGCAATATTTTCCACAAGAAGTCGGAAGCCGACTCCCTCATCTCCTTTTTGCGCAGCCTGGCGATCTTCGCCGACCTGGGCCGCCGAGAAGTGAATTTCATCGCCAGTCTCGTCCATGCGCGGCGTTACGACCCGGCCGAAACCATCTTTGAAACGGGAGACCCGGGGACCGGCATGTATGCTGTCCGTTCGGGGCGGGTCGCCATCTTCATCCGTCACCCTGACGGCCACAAGGAACAGCTGGCGGTGCTCGGCCCGGGGGACTTCTTCGGCGAGGCGACGCTGCTCGCCCCGGCGCGGCGGACCGCCTCGGCCCGGACCCTCGAAGACACCGAACTGGTCGGGCTCTTTCGCGCCGACCTGCTGGAAGCGACCAAGAAACACCCCAGCGTGACCAACGCCATCCTCATCAGCTTGGCGCGCATCCTCAGCGAACGCATGCAGGCCGCCGAAATGGAAATCCGCCAACTGCGCACGGCGCTGCGTCTTTCACCACCACCGGCCGATCCCGAGGGTGACAAGTAG
- a CDS encoding sigma-54-dependent transcriptional regulator gives MVPKRILIIDDEAGLCRMMEAILADSGYAAKGYTRSFEAVEEYRHGDWDLVISDIKMPGMDGIEVLSRIKAKSPDIPVIMITAHATVDMSIQALRKGAYDMLTKPFEPEELLYRVKNALKHNQLLTENRELRDELAGKFRFDNIIGDSPQLKELLHKVEKIAIRDTSVLITGESGTGKELIAQAVHYNSPRKGKRFVAINCGALPESILEGELFGTKKGAFTGATENRQGLLEAADGGTLFLDEVGNLPMNVQKTLLRFLQEKEFLRLGDTKPIKVDVRIISATNSDLLAEVKAGTFREDLYYRLNVVNLHLPPLRERRKDIPLLAAHFIKLQNEKFGTEIRGLSPEAFQAACDFGWPGNIRQLRNVIEACMAIESDEWISLPVLAQFIDIGAPPVADANEGDGYSAALGRFETNYLIGLLRKNGGNIESAAREAGMNMATIYRKIKKYDIKKEDYS, from the coding sequence ATGGTCCCGAAACGGATTTTGATCATTGACGACGAGGCCGGCCTCTGCCGGATGATGGAGGCGATTCTCGCCGACAGCGGCTATGCCGCCAAGGGCTATACCCGTTCCTTCGAAGCGGTGGAGGAATACCGCCACGGCGACTGGGATCTGGTGATTTCCGACATCAAGATGCCGGGGATGGACGGGATTGAGGTCTTGAGCCGGATCAAAGCCAAATCCCCCGACATCCCGGTGATCATGATCACCGCCCACGCCACCGTCGACATGTCGATCCAGGCCCTGCGCAAGGGAGCCTACGACATGCTGACCAAACCCTTCGAACCGGAGGAACTGCTCTACCGGGTCAAGAACGCCCTCAAGCACAATCAGCTGCTCACCGAAAACCGCGAACTGCGCGACGAACTGGCGGGAAAATTCCGCTTCGACAACATCATCGGCGACTCGCCGCAGCTCAAGGAGTTGCTGCACAAGGTCGAGAAGATCGCCATTCGCGACACCTCGGTGCTGATCACCGGCGAATCGGGGACCGGCAAGGAACTCATCGCCCAGGCGGTGCACTACAATTCGCCGCGCAAGGGCAAACGCTTCGTCGCCATCAACTGCGGCGCCCTGCCCGAGAGCATTCTCGAAGGGGAACTCTTCGGCACCAAGAAAGGGGCCTTCACCGGCGCCACGGAAAACCGCCAGGGCCTGCTCGAAGCGGCGGACGGCGGCACCCTCTTTCTCGATGAGGTCGGCAATCTGCCGATGAACGTGCAGAAAACCCTGCTGCGCTTTTTGCAGGAGAAGGAATTCCTGCGCCTCGGCGACACCAAGCCGATCAAGGTCGATGTGCGCATCATCTCCGCCACCAACTCGGACCTGCTCGCCGAAGTCAAGGCCGGAACCTTCCGCGAGGATCTCTACTACCGGCTGAACGTGGTCAATCTCCACCTTCCCCCCCTGCGCGAACGGCGCAAGGACATCCCGTTGCTTGCCGCCCATTTCATCAAGCTGCAGAACGAGAAGTTCGGCACCGAAATCCGCGGGCTCTCCCCCGAGGCCTTCCAGGCCGCCTGCGACTTCGGCTGGCCGGGGAACATCCGCCAGCTGCGCAACGTCATCGAGGCCTGCATGGCCATCGAAAGCGACGAATGGATCAGCCTGCCGGTCCTCGCCCAGTTCATCGACATTGGCGCGCCGCCGGTGGCGGACGCGAATGAGGGGGACGGCTATTCCGCCGCCCTCGGCCGCTTCGAGACCAACTACCTCATCGGCCTGCTGCGGAAAAACGGCGGCAATATTGAATCGGCGGCGCGGGAAGCGGGGATGAACATGGCGACGATCTACCGCAAAATCAAAAAGTACGACATCAAAAAGGAAGACTATTCGTAA
- a CDS encoding cache domain-containing protein: protein MNRYLFKFVNNLRLRGKILVLVLPLVILPIFLIGTVIGVIATQQAYLGITQTSKDDLDHMALFTLDLLDSHHQQFQVYKQDKQRVIRDELKTLTDLAYSLVETQYQRFQEGRLPLSEAQNLARQALKNVSFGESGYTYVLNSTGDLLVHVAREGQNILDEKDEDGRYFIRALIQNAVKSDGQRVLYSIYPWRNEALGDRLPRKKIVAYRHFRDWDWIIATGGYVEETYEDEAFEKQSMEDLKLKLQSKKVGKTGYIFCMDKNGVLTAHPEAEGQDVSASQDSDGNFFIREMLEKKNGWIRYPWRNVGDAQARMKIVRYRYYQPWDWIVAVGSYEDEFFHEANVIKWRIMAVMLLIPLMVGSMAVVLLVIASRVLTEPIRNMIEVIRAVKRGRLDQRMTVESTDELGELALAFNKMISLLGRNREMEASLAQQGKMASLGVLSSGVAHEINNPLGVILGYASYMEGKMDPEEPYYKFIHEIKRESKRCKKIVQDLLSYARTPKPSLIETDINDLLQQIVDFAANHTDMHHVQVRKEFAADLPPIWVDADQLRQVAINLILNAGAATSEGGELTVRTVRNEPWLDIVFADNGAGIAEENQEKIFEPFFTTRARGTGLGLAITKQIIEQHRGRIVLESAVGRGTTITVRLPLSREDELDGPETDFDH from the coding sequence ATGAACCGTTACCTCTTTAAATTCGTAAATAATCTGAGGTTACGGGGCAAGATTCTGGTCCTGGTCCTTCCTCTCGTGATCCTGCCGATCTTCCTCATCGGTACGGTCATCGGCGTCATTGCCACCCAGCAGGCCTACCTCGGCATCACCCAGACCAGCAAGGATGACCTGGACCACATGGCCCTCTTCACCCTTGACCTGCTGGACTCTCACCATCAGCAATTTCAGGTTTACAAGCAGGACAAGCAGCGGGTCATCCGCGACGAACTCAAGACCCTGACCGACCTCGCCTACAGCCTGGTGGAAACCCAATACCAGCGTTTTCAAGAGGGGCGTCTGCCCCTGAGCGAAGCGCAGAATCTGGCCCGTCAGGCCCTGAAAAATGTCAGTTTCGGCGAAAGCGGCTACACCTATGTGTTGAACAGTACCGGCGACCTGCTGGTGCATGTGGCCCGCGAGGGGCAGAACATCCTCGACGAGAAGGACGAGGACGGCCGCTATTTTATCCGCGCCCTCATTCAGAACGCCGTCAAATCCGACGGGCAACGGGTTCTCTACAGCATCTACCCCTGGCGTAACGAGGCCCTGGGGGATCGCCTGCCGCGCAAGAAGATCGTCGCCTACCGCCATTTCCGTGACTGGGACTGGATCATTGCCACCGGCGGCTACGTCGAGGAGACCTACGAAGACGAAGCCTTCGAAAAGCAGTCGATGGAGGATCTCAAGCTCAAGCTGCAAAGCAAGAAGGTGGGCAAGACCGGCTACATCTTCTGCATGGATAAAAACGGCGTCCTCACTGCCCATCCCGAGGCGGAAGGGCAAGATGTCAGCGCCAGTCAGGATTCGGACGGCAACTTCTTCATCCGCGAGATGCTGGAAAAGAAAAACGGCTGGATTCGCTACCCCTGGCGCAATGTCGGCGATGCCCAGGCACGGATGAAAATCGTCCGCTATCGCTACTACCAGCCCTGGGACTGGATCGTGGCGGTCGGTTCTTACGAAGATGAATTCTTTCACGAAGCCAACGTCATCAAATGGCGGATCATGGCGGTGATGCTCCTCATCCCCCTGATGGTCGGGAGCATGGCGGTGGTGCTACTGGTCATCGCCTCGCGGGTCTTGACCGAGCCGATCCGGAACATGATCGAAGTCATCCGCGCGGTCAAGAGGGGGCGCCTTGACCAGCGTATGACCGTCGAATCGACGGACGAACTCGGCGAACTGGCGCTGGCCTTCAACAAGATGATCAGCCTGCTCGGCCGCAACCGCGAGATGGAGGCCTCCCTCGCCCAGCAAGGGAAGATGGCCTCCCTCGGCGTGCTCTCCTCGGGCGTCGCCCACGAAATCAACAATCCTCTCGGGGTCATTCTCGGCTATGCCAGCTACATGGAAGGGAAGATGGACCCCGAGGAGCCCTACTACAAGTTCATCCACGAGATCAAACGGGAGAGCAAGCGCTGCAAGAAGATCGTCCAGGATCTCCTCAGCTATGCCCGCACCCCGAAACCCTCCCTGATCGAGACGGACATCAACGACCTGCTCCAGCAGATCGTCGATTTCGCCGCCAACCATACCGACATGCACCATGTCCAGGTCCGCAAGGAGTTCGCCGCCGACCTGCCGCCCATCTGGGTAGACGCCGATCAGTTGCGCCAGGTGGCGATCAACCTGATTCTCAACGCCGGCGCCGCCACCAGCGAAGGCGGGGAACTGACGGTCAGAACCGTCCGCAACGAGCCCTGGCTCGACATCGTCTTCGCCGACAACGGCGCCGGCATCGCCGAGGAAAACCAGGAAAAGATCTTCGAGCCCTTCTTCACCACCCGGGCGCGGGGCACCGGTCTCGGCCTGGCGATCACCAAACAAATCATCGAACAGCACCGGGGCAGAATCGTCCTGGAAAGCGCGGTGGGCCGGGGGACGACGATCACCGTGCGCCTGCCCCTATCACGAGAGGATGAGCTGGATGGTCCCGAAACGGATTTTGATCATTGA
- a CDS encoding AI-2E family transporter, with the protein MTPKTELTRVHLLLFFFVLAAGIAVGLSLFSSASTFLDLIRTATSGLFLPLLLSLIASFLLGPIVAFIERENISRTLSIFLVYLLVAILLLLAAGWLSPHWQEMWISLRTDLPRYTAKFITLLRDAQENLQSRFPYIESYDLTGRARTLAEQFVAQILVGTPKSALRIGSLLILVPIFTFFFLRDGNLILRTCVSLSPNRYFEMVHDLSSVISRQMADFIRGRLLEAFIIGLVVTIGLSFTDIRYTPILGIFAGITNLIPYVGPLVGMVPGILIALVDLGMGGQFWWIVIVYFLIAQIIVDNFILIPILISRYSNLHPLWVLLAIIMGGKLYGVLGMIIGVPVASIIKIALLEIRHYRNTFALPDTAQDLDRPT; encoded by the coding sequence ATGACGCCGAAAACAGAATTGACCCGGGTTCACCTGCTCCTCTTCTTTTTCGTCCTGGCCGCCGGCATTGCCGTGGGGCTCTCGCTCTTTTCCTCGGCCTCGACCTTTCTGGACCTGATCCGTACCGCTACCAGCGGGCTCTTCCTGCCGCTCTTGCTGTCGCTGATCGCCTCCTTTCTCCTTGGCCCCATCGTCGCGTTCATCGAGCGGGAGAACATCAGCCGCACCCTGAGCATCTTTCTTGTCTACCTGCTGGTCGCCATATTGCTGCTCCTTGCCGCCGGCTGGCTCAGCCCCCACTGGCAGGAGATGTGGATTTCCCTGCGCACCGACCTGCCCCGCTACACCGCCAAATTCATTACCTTGCTCCGGGACGCCCAGGAAAACCTGCAGAGCCGCTTTCCCTATATCGAAAGTTACGACCTCACCGGCCGGGCCCGCACCCTGGCCGAACAGTTTGTCGCCCAGATTCTGGTCGGTACGCCGAAATCGGCCCTGCGCATCGGCAGCCTGCTGATTCTGGTGCCGATCTTCACCTTCTTCTTTTTGCGGGACGGCAATCTCATTCTGCGTACCTGCGTTTCCCTGAGTCCGAACCGCTATTTCGAGATGGTGCATGACCTCAGTTCGGTCATCAGCCGGCAGATGGCCGACTTTATCCGCGGGCGGTTGCTCGAAGCCTTCATTATCGGCCTGGTCGTCACCATCGGCCTTTCCTTCACTGATATCCGCTACACGCCGATCCTCGGCATCTTCGCTGGCATCACCAATCTCATTCCCTATGTGGGGCCCCTTGTCGGCATGGTCCCCGGCATCCTCATCGCCCTGGTCGACCTCGGCATGGGCGGTCAGTTCTGGTGGATCGTCATTGTCTATTTTCTCATCGCCCAGATCATCGTCGACAACTTCATCCTGATTCCGATTCTGATCTCCCGCTATTCCAACCTGCATCCCCTCTGGGTGCTGCTGGCCATCATCATGGGCGGCAAACTCTACGGCGTGCTTGGCATGATCATCGGTGTGCCGGTGGCGAGCATCATCAAGATCGCCCTGCTCGAAATCCGTCACTACCGCAATACCTTCGCCCTGCCCGACACCGCCCAGGATCTGGATCGGCCGACCTGA